One window from the genome of Streptomyces sp. WZ-12 encodes:
- a CDS encoding sensor histidine kinase: MARPFTSLHWKIAALVAAACCAVALVIGLLVHKTTYDRSLFEARAKARDRLAVAAGQQPGPLTKSAIHNPDDLPRPLRDQVRQAGGAPQTWYDTRVAHVPWMWAAQEDGGRWTAVRVPMDLDLLSRKALDRHSAYAALAALAVVLPASALATQLLVRRLRWVAVTARRITDGELDARTGDPGRGNDEIADISAAVDGMAGSLQQRLRTEQQFTADVAHELRTPLMGLVTSAELLPESEATELVRDRVRALRALVEDLLEVSRLDAGAERAELVPVPLGEVVEDSVRRTGLPVHVSTTDAGTVRTDPRRLDRILANLIANAHRHGRPPVSITVHGTTVVVRDRGPGYPAELLAQGPQRFRTGTTERGQGHGLGLTIALGQAQVIRARLEFTNAPDGGATATLSLPAD, encoded by the coding sequence ATGGCACGCCCCTTCACCTCCCTGCACTGGAAGATCGCCGCCCTGGTTGCCGCCGCATGCTGCGCGGTAGCCCTGGTCATCGGCCTCCTCGTGCACAAGACGACCTACGACCGCTCGCTCTTCGAGGCCCGCGCCAAGGCCCGCGACCGACTCGCCGTCGCCGCCGGACAGCAGCCCGGACCCTTGACGAAGAGCGCCATCCACAACCCCGACGACCTGCCACGCCCGCTCCGGGACCAGGTGCGCCAGGCCGGCGGCGCGCCGCAGACCTGGTACGACACCCGGGTCGCCCACGTGCCCTGGATGTGGGCCGCCCAGGAGGACGGGGGCCGTTGGACGGCCGTCCGCGTCCCCATGGACCTCGACCTGCTCAGCCGCAAGGCACTCGACCGACACAGCGCGTACGCGGCCCTCGCCGCGCTCGCCGTCGTCCTCCCCGCCTCCGCGCTGGCCACGCAACTCCTGGTCAGACGGCTGCGCTGGGTCGCCGTCACCGCCCGCCGGATCACCGACGGCGAACTCGACGCCCGCACCGGAGACCCGGGGCGCGGCAACGACGAGATCGCGGACATCTCCGCGGCCGTCGACGGAATGGCCGGCAGCCTCCAACAACGCCTGCGCACCGAGCAGCAGTTCACCGCCGACGTGGCGCACGAACTGCGCACCCCGCTGATGGGACTCGTCACCTCGGCGGAACTGCTGCCCGAGAGCGAGGCGACCGAACTCGTCCGCGACCGGGTCCGGGCCCTCCGCGCCCTGGTCGAGGACCTGTTGGAGGTGTCGCGGCTCGACGCCGGCGCGGAACGGGCCGAGCTCGTGCCGGTACCCCTCGGCGAGGTGGTCGAGGACTCTGTGCGGCGCACCGGGCTGCCCGTGCACGTCTCGACGACGGACGCCGGGACGGTACGCACCGACCCGCGACGCCTGGACCGCATCCTCGCCAACCTCATCGCCAACGCACACCGGCACGGGCGGCCCCCGGTCAGCATCACCGTGCACGGCACGACCGTCGTCGTACGCGACCGCGGCCCGGGCTACCCGGCGGAACTCCTCGCCCAGGGACCGCAACGCTTCCGTACCGGCACGACCGAACGGGGCCAGGGCCACGGCCTCGGACTGACCATCGCCCTCGGCCAGGCCCAAGTCATCCGGGCACGCCTGGAGTTCACCAACGCACCCGACGGCGGAGCGACCGCCACGCTGAGCCTGCCGGCCGACTGA
- a CDS encoding D-alanyl-D-alanine carboxypeptidase family protein, producing the protein MPLRPLPLRPPPGRRLRHMLWWIAPTLLAMAAVIAVAVNGGPPGFTTGSRAEADQAGADSVPDFAAGLPWPDEGQTSLAVQGVQGIGNLGTRGAQTPVPIASVTKVMTAYVILRDHPLHGDEEGPAISADQQAADESVSGTESTAPVRAGRDYSQRQLLQLLLLPSGNNIARLLARWDAGSEEAFVVKMNQAASGLGMNRTAYTDASGIESTTVSTSQDQLKLAREAMKNDVFRKIVATPSATIPGSPGTVLNTNTLLRMPGVVGLKTGSSTPAGGNLVWAATARDDGRGPLVLGVVLHQQAGTSAEQGLHAALDRSEKLITAVRAGLTADARRSA; encoded by the coding sequence ATGCCGCTGCGTCCGCTGCCGCTCCGCCCGCCGCCTGGCCGTCGGCTGCGGCACATGCTGTGGTGGATCGCGCCCACCCTGCTGGCCATGGCCGCTGTCATCGCCGTGGCCGTCAACGGCGGCCCGCCCGGATTCACGACGGGCAGCCGCGCGGAGGCGGACCAGGCCGGCGCCGACTCCGTCCCCGACTTCGCCGCGGGGCTGCCCTGGCCGGACGAGGGCCAGACAAGCCTGGCGGTCCAGGGAGTCCAGGGAATCGGCAACCTCGGGACGCGGGGCGCACAGACACCCGTACCCATCGCCAGCGTCACCAAGGTGATGACGGCATACGTGATCCTCCGCGACCATCCGTTGCACGGCGACGAGGAGGGCCCGGCCATCAGCGCGGACCAGCAGGCGGCCGACGAGTCCGTATCCGGAACCGAATCGACGGCTCCCGTGCGAGCCGGCCGGGACTACTCGCAGCGCCAGTTGCTCCAGTTGTTGTTGCTCCCGTCGGGCAACAACATCGCCCGCCTGCTGGCGCGTTGGGACGCCGGGAGCGAGGAGGCATTCGTTGTGAAGATGAACCAGGCGGCGTCGGGACTGGGCATGAACCGCACGGCCTACACGGATGCGAGCGGCATCGAGTCCACGACCGTCAGCACCTCGCAGGACCAACTGAAGCTGGCCCGGGAGGCAATGAAGAACGACGTGTTCCGGAAGATCGTCGCCACCCCGAGCGCGACGATTCCCGGGAGCCCGGGGACGGTCCTCAACACCAACACCCTGCTGCGGATGCCCGGCGTCGTGGGCCTCAAGACCGGTTCCAGCACACCGGCCGGCGGGAACCTCGTATGGGCGGCGACGGCCCGTGACGACGGCCGTGGGCCGCTGGTGCTGGGCGTGGTGCTGCACCAGCAGGCCGGCACGTCCGCGGAGCAGGGCCTGCACGCGGCCCTCGACCGGAGCGAGAAGCTGATCACGGCCGTTCGCGCGGGTCTGACGGCTGACGCCAGGCGGTCCGCATGA
- a CDS encoding SWIM zinc finger family protein: protein MDGLTEAGLKKLAGARSFERGRGYLDAVSGVEVGDGWVSASVHGTERYEAQLTLDGPGGLGGECDCPYGLEGNFCKHLVALGLTVLARPASLPRQRKAARDRAKDLDRWLSARSKDELLALLREQVDEDRQLRRRLELRAASTRGDLTTIRARIRELLDIDPFAQYGYVEYADARAYADQAGQAVSAIGALTGSGRATDAIALAGEAMVELTRAVECVDDSDGWLGQVGAGLADAHLDACRAARPAPGELARWLVGHALGDVDDGLTDLDPLDYEDVLGVEGMATLRKLAVEAWRANRRGWAEKYLMERLAKAGGDVDTVIAVHAADLSPDGHTHLAIARELDAAQRPDEALRWAERGIRDARDPATVNTALVDYLCDRYAQAGRLADAVALRRDHFGAHRALLSYQQLRVAARAADCWPAEREGALALLRADAGQRTQRGYGGPVLVDALLDDEDIDAAWQAAAEAGADDRQWLTLADQARATRPADALGVYLRLAEPLTQQTGNRVYAHLVSLLLGIQDCHRHLGTPEEFTEYASALRTAHKRRRNLMRLMDEHHL from the coding sequence ATGGACGGCCTCACCGAAGCGGGCCTCAAGAAGTTGGCCGGTGCGCGTTCCTTCGAGCGCGGGCGCGGATACCTGGATGCGGTATCCGGGGTCGAGGTCGGTGACGGCTGGGTGAGCGCGAGCGTCCACGGAACGGAGCGGTACGAAGCGCAACTGACCCTTGACGGGCCCGGTGGGTTGGGCGGCGAGTGCGACTGTCCGTATGGCCTTGAGGGCAATTTCTGCAAGCACTTGGTCGCCCTCGGCCTGACGGTGCTCGCTCGACCGGCGAGCCTGCCACGGCAGCGGAAGGCGGCGCGGGACCGGGCAAAGGACCTGGACAGGTGGCTGTCTGCCCGGTCCAAGGACGAGTTGCTCGCCCTGCTGCGCGAACAGGTCGATGAGGACCGGCAGTTGCGGCGCCGGCTTGAGCTTCGGGCCGCGAGCACGCGTGGCGACCTCACCACCATCCGGGCCCGAATCCGCGAACTGCTCGACATCGACCCGTTCGCACAGTACGGATACGTCGAGTACGCCGACGCCCGTGCCTACGCGGACCAGGCCGGGCAGGCGGTGTCGGCGATCGGCGCGCTCACCGGCTCCGGGCGGGCGACCGACGCGATCGCCCTGGCGGGGGAGGCGATGGTGGAACTGACCCGGGCGGTCGAGTGCGTCGACGACTCCGACGGATGGCTCGGCCAGGTGGGTGCCGGCCTCGCCGACGCGCACCTCGACGCATGCCGTGCGGCCCGCCCTGCCCCAGGGGAGCTCGCCCGCTGGCTCGTCGGCCATGCGCTCGGGGACGTGGACGACGGCCTCACCGACCTCGACCCCCTCGACTACGAGGACGTGCTCGGCGTAGAAGGAATGGCCACCCTGCGGAAGTTGGCGGTCGAGGCGTGGCGGGCCAACCGTCGCGGCTGGGCGGAGAAGTACCTGATGGAGCGTCTGGCCAAGGCGGGAGGCGACGTCGACACGGTGATCGCCGTGCATGCGGCCGACCTCTCGCCGGACGGCCACACGCACCTGGCCATCGCCCGCGAACTGGACGCCGCCCAGCGCCCCGACGAGGCCCTGCGCTGGGCGGAACGCGGCATCCGCGACGCCCGGGACCCCGCTACCGTCAACACCGCCCTCGTCGACTACCTCTGCGACCGCTACGCGCAGGCGGGCCGGCTCGCCGACGCCGTCGCCCTGCGCCGCGACCACTTCGGCGCCCACCGGGCCCTGCTCAGCTACCAGCAACTCCGCGTCGCCGCCCGGGCAGCGGACTGCTGGCCGGCCGAACGTGAGGGCGCGCTGGCCCTGCTTCGTGCCGACGCGGGGCAGCGCACACAGCGTGGGTACGGCGGCCCCGTCCTGGTCGATGCCCTCCTCGACGACGAGGACATCGACGCCGCTTGGCAGGCCGCCGCCGAGGCCGGCGCAGACGATCGACAGTGGCTCACCCTCGCCGACCAGGCCCGAGCCACCCGCCCCGCCGACGCGCTCGGCGTCTACCTGCGCCTGGCGGAGCCACTCACCCAGCAGACCGGCAACAGGGTCTACGCGCACCTCGTCAGCCTGTTGTTGGGCATCCAGGACTGCCATCGCCACCTGGGAACGCCCGAGGAGTTCACCGAGTACGCCTCCGCCCTCCGCACCGCCCACAAACGTAGGCGGAACCTGATGCGCCTGATGGACGAGCATCATCTGTGA
- a CDS encoding trypsin-like serine peptidase has protein sequence MNQRFAVTATVLAVLATATGCAGDKVSAETATSSASSSASPPTSLPSALHHHVWTIARMLGAHAFHHQRGVSHTSPPTTVNARVGAVFSHNGTGDHFCTGSVVDSPKKTIVITAAHCIHTGKGGSYQSDLAFVPGYRDGKDPNGVWTISKMIVDPHWAQSSDPAYDVGFVIVDKLKGQRIADVLGANRFSYNVGYDKFVKITGYPASGNSPISCANKTVKFQTNQMKVDCTGYSGGTSGSPWLTNFDRTTRTGEVIGVIGGYQTGGSTDDTSYSSYFNDAIKSLYDKAVSAES, from the coding sequence ATGAACCAAAGGTTCGCTGTGACGGCCACCGTCCTGGCCGTACTCGCCACCGCTACAGGCTGCGCCGGGGACAAGGTGTCGGCCGAGACTGCCACCTCCTCCGCCTCGTCCTCGGCATCGCCTCCCACCTCGCTGCCCTCGGCGCTGCACCACCATGTGTGGACGATCGCCCGGATGCTCGGCGCCCACGCGTTCCACCATCAGCGGGGCGTCTCCCACACCTCGCCCCCGACGACGGTCAACGCCCGCGTCGGCGCGGTGTTCAGTCACAACGGGACCGGCGACCACTTCTGCACTGGAAGCGTCGTGGACAGCCCCAAGAAGACCATCGTCATCACCGCGGCGCACTGCATCCACACCGGCAAGGGCGGCAGTTACCAGTCCGACCTGGCCTTCGTTCCGGGATACCGCGACGGGAAGGACCCCAACGGGGTCTGGACGATCAGCAAGATGATCGTCGACCCTCACTGGGCCCAGTCGTCCGACCCCGCCTACGACGTCGGCTTCGTCATCGTCGACAAGCTCAAGGGCCAGCGGATCGCCGATGTGCTGGGCGCCAACCGCTTCAGCTACAACGTCGGCTACGACAAGTTCGTGAAGATCACCGGCTATCCGGCCAGTGGCAATTCCCCCATCTCGTGCGCCAACAAGACCGTGAAGTTCCAGACCAACCAGATGAAGGTGGACTGCACCGGATACAGCGGCGGCACCAGCGGCAGCCCCTGGCTCACCAACTTCGACCGCACCACCCGAACCGGCGAGGTCATCGGCGTCATCGGCGGCTACCAGACCGGTGGCAGCACCGACGACACCTCCTACAGCTCGTACTTCAACGACGCCATCAAGTCCCTGTACGACAAGGCGGTCAGCGCGGAGAGCTGA
- the cseB gene encoding two-component system response regulator CseB, with translation MSAPVKVLLVEDDAVIRRAVGLALERYGYTVDSAEDGLAGLELFRAGGHDLLLLDVMLPQLDGIGLCRRVRETSLVPILMMSARGDSLDVIAGLEAGADDYVVKPIDTAVLVARMRTLLRRVTFRPNEPVTDGGSVLTFGDLTLDTDGLEVHVAGRPVVLTPTELRLLLEFAAHPGVVLERQRLLREVWDYGWDGDSRVVDLCVQRLRKKIGAERIETVRGFGYKLLR, from the coding sequence GTGTCCGCCCCCGTGAAGGTGCTCCTCGTCGAGGACGACGCCGTGATCCGCAGGGCCGTCGGCCTCGCGCTGGAGCGCTACGGCTACACCGTGGACTCCGCGGAGGACGGCCTGGCGGGCCTGGAACTGTTCCGCGCCGGCGGGCACGACCTGCTGCTCCTGGACGTGATGCTGCCGCAGCTCGACGGCATCGGACTGTGCCGACGGGTGCGGGAAACCAGCCTGGTGCCGATCCTGATGATGTCCGCGCGCGGCGACTCCCTCGACGTGATCGCCGGGCTGGAGGCCGGCGCGGACGACTACGTCGTCAAACCCATCGACACCGCCGTCCTGGTGGCCCGCATGCGCACGCTGCTGCGCCGGGTCACCTTCCGCCCCAACGAGCCCGTCACGGACGGCGGTTCGGTACTGACCTTCGGAGACCTGACGCTCGACACCGACGGACTGGAGGTACACGTCGCCGGCCGACCCGTGGTCCTGACCCCGACCGAACTGCGGCTGCTACTGGAGTTCGCCGCGCACCCCGGGGTGGTACTGGAGCGACAGCGGCTGCTGCGCGAGGTGTGGGACTACGGCTGGGACGGCGACAGCCGGGTCGTCGACCTCTGCGTGCAGCGGCTCCGCAAGAAGATCGGCGCCGAACGGATCGAGACGGTCCGCGGCTTCGGCTACAAGCTGCTGCGCTGA
- a CDS encoding GNAT family N-acetyltransferase: protein MHQDATANTAIRIRPGGEDDLQQLTDIYNHYVTGTPATFDVEPIRVEDRRQWLADHPATGRHRLLVAHEADTVLGYITSSALRPKQAFETSVETSAYLSPHHTGRGLGTLLYRALFEALADEDVHRAYAAITQPNEASMRLHQRLGFRPAGIHREVGRKFGTYWDVAWCEKPLRQAPHHAPDNPALASAV, encoded by the coding sequence ATGCACCAGGACGCCACGGCGAACACCGCGATACGGATACGGCCAGGGGGCGAAGACGACCTCCAGCAGCTCACCGACATCTACAACCACTACGTGACCGGTACCCCCGCCACGTTCGACGTCGAGCCCATCCGCGTCGAGGACCGCAGGCAATGGCTGGCCGACCATCCCGCAACCGGCCGCCACCGGCTGCTGGTAGCCCACGAAGCCGACACCGTCCTCGGCTACATCACCAGCAGCGCACTGCGTCCCAAGCAAGCCTTCGAGACCTCGGTGGAGACCAGCGCCTACCTCTCTCCCCACCACACCGGACGCGGCCTGGGAACCCTCCTCTACCGCGCCCTCTTCGAGGCCCTGGCCGACGAAGACGTGCACCGCGCCTACGCGGCGATCACCCAGCCCAACGAGGCATCGATGCGCCTGCACCAGCGCCTGGGCTTCCGCCCCGCCGGAATCCACCGCGAGGTCGGCCGCAAATTCGGCACGTACTGGGACGTCGCCTGGTGCGAAAAGCCCCTGCGCCAGGCACCGCACCACGCGCCGGACAACCCAGCCCTCGCCTCCGCGGTCTGA
- a CDS encoding endonuclease/exonuclease/phosphatase family protein, which produces MNGGSGGTDTDREVTVGSEGETGNAKAAGSDEVPSHDNTPARWSWRSGRATATLAVLCAAVLLLHQWIPNGPGRLPSLIESFLPWLGVAVLPLLAVALVRRSATALVAVLVPAVTWACLFGGTLVDKRGTGGALTVVSHNVDDENPDPAGTGRALAASGADVIGLEKLTDTNVPRYERALAAAYPYHQVQGTVGLWSKLPLRDVRPVPIMAWTRAMRATVETPKGPVAIFVAHLPSVRVRPTEGFATNWRDHAVVRLADEVRRTPERRRIVMGDFNGTADDRGLAPLTSMMRSAQQEAGAGFGFTWPAALPVVRIDQVFTQGVEPVAAWTLPRTASDHRPVAASVNLSPAPKT; this is translated from the coding sequence ATGAACGGCGGCAGCGGCGGTACGGACACCGACCGTGAGGTGACCGTCGGGTCGGAGGGCGAGACCGGGAACGCCAAGGCCGCCGGGAGCGACGAGGTGCCCAGCCACGACAACACCCCCGCCCGCTGGTCGTGGCGCAGCGGCCGAGCAACCGCGACCCTCGCCGTGCTGTGCGCCGCCGTGCTCCTGCTCCACCAGTGGATACCCAACGGCCCCGGCCGACTGCCCAGCCTGATCGAGAGCTTCCTGCCCTGGCTCGGCGTCGCCGTGCTCCCGCTGCTGGCCGTCGCGCTGGTACGGCGCTCCGCGACGGCGCTGGTCGCCGTACTCGTGCCCGCCGTGACCTGGGCCTGCCTCTTCGGTGGCACGCTGGTCGACAAACGCGGCACCGGCGGCGCCCTGACCGTCGTCAGCCACAATGTCGACGACGAGAACCCCGACCCGGCCGGCACCGGACGCGCGCTGGCGGCCTCCGGCGCCGACGTCATCGGCCTGGAGAAGCTGACCGACACCAACGTTCCCCGCTACGAACGGGCGTTGGCCGCCGCCTATCCGTACCACCAGGTGCAGGGCACCGTCGGACTGTGGAGCAAGCTGCCGCTCCGCGACGTGCGGCCGGTGCCGATCATGGCGTGGACGCGGGCGATGCGCGCGACCGTCGAGACGCCCAAGGGGCCCGTCGCGATCTTCGTCGCCCACCTGCCGTCCGTGCGCGTGCGGCCCACCGAGGGGTTCGCCACCAACTGGCGCGACCACGCGGTGGTACGCCTCGCGGACGAGGTTCGCCGGACCCCGGAGCGCCGACGGATCGTGATGGGCGACTTCAACGGGACGGCTGACGATCGCGGACTGGCCCCGCTGACGTCGATGATGCGCTCGGCGCAGCAGGAGGCGGGCGCGGGCTTCGGCTTCACCTGGCCGGCGGCCCTCCCGGTGGTGCGGATCGACCAGGTCTTCACGCAGGGCGTCGAGCCGGTGGCGGCATGGACACTGCCGCGGACGGCCAGCGACCACCGCCCCGTCGCCGCCTCGGTGAACCTGTCACCGGCACCGAAAACCTGA
- a CDS encoding cytochrome P450 family protein yields MRLDPADPAFSHDPYPYYARLREQGSAARVELANGTHAWLVTGYEPGRAVLADPRFSNVPPQRAGRPKPNSPARRARACLARHMLNTDAPDHTRLRRLTTAAFAPRRVDALRPRIDRLATGLIAGLADRLSAGETVDLVDAFAFPLPILVISEVLGVPEADRADLREWTYRVGSPADALPKGAVDEAWVRLHAYVSLLIVEKRRTPGEDLFSVLIDDSAEDALDDGELLAMAFLLLFAGYETTMNLLASASLLLLTHPGELTAAQRHPDTHWAAVVEETLRYDSPLEGATWRRATRTVHLGGGAVIPAGDSVLVVLAAANRDPQHFPQPDEFRPSRYLAATDAQRPAPHVAFGHGPHFCVGSRLARLEATTALPLLFDALPDLRLAADPTQLPYRPGLLVRGPRTLPVSISR; encoded by the coding sequence GTGCGACTCGATCCCGCGGACCCCGCCTTCTCCCATGACCCCTATCCGTACTACGCCCGACTCCGCGAACAGGGGTCGGCCGCCCGGGTCGAGTTGGCGAACGGCACGCATGCCTGGCTGGTCACCGGCTACGAACCCGGCCGCGCGGTGCTCGCCGACCCCCGCTTCTCCAACGTCCCGCCGCAACGCGCCGGCCGGCCCAAGCCCAACTCGCCGGCCCGGCGCGCCCGTGCCTGCCTGGCGCGGCACATGCTCAACACCGACGCCCCCGACCACACCCGGCTGCGCCGTCTGACCACCGCGGCCTTCGCCCCGCGCCGCGTCGACGCCCTCCGCCCGCGGATCGATCGCCTCGCGACCGGGCTCATCGCGGGCCTGGCCGATCGACTGTCCGCCGGCGAGACCGTCGACCTCGTCGACGCCTTCGCCTTCCCCCTCCCCATCCTGGTGATCAGCGAGGTGCTGGGCGTACCGGAGGCCGACCGCGCGGACCTGAGGGAATGGACCTACCGCGTCGGCTCACCCGCGGACGCGCTGCCGAAGGGCGCCGTCGACGAGGCATGGGTGCGGCTGCACGCCTACGTCAGCTTGCTGATCGTCGAGAAGCGACGCACGCCGGGCGAGGACCTGTTCAGCGTGCTGATCGATGACTCGGCCGAAGACGCCCTCGACGACGGCGAGTTGCTCGCCATGGCCTTCCTCCTGCTCTTCGCCGGCTACGAGACGACGATGAACCTCCTCGCCTCGGCCTCGCTGCTGCTGCTCACGCACCCCGGCGAACTGACGGCCGCCCAACGCCACCCCGACACCCACTGGGCCGCCGTGGTGGAGGAAACGCTGCGGTACGACAGCCCCCTGGAAGGAGCGACGTGGCGCCGCGCGACCAGGACCGTGCACCTCGGCGGAGGCGCCGTCATCCCGGCCGGCGACTCGGTCCTGGTCGTACTCGCCGCGGCCAACCGCGACCCGCAACACTTCCCGCAACCCGACGAGTTCCGCCCGTCCCGCTACCTCGCCGCGACCGACGCCCAACGACCCGCGCCACACGTGGCCTTCGGCCACGGCCCCCACTTCTGCGTCGGCTCCCGCCTGGCCCGCCTGGAGGCAACGACCGCCCTCCCGCTCCTCTTCGACGCCCTCCCCGATCTGCGCCTGGCCGCCGACCCAACCCAACTGCCCTACCGTCCTGGCCTCCTCGTACGCGGCCCCCGAACCCTGCCGGTCTCGATCTCCAGGTAG
- a CDS encoding IS982 family transposase, whose translation MTTNLDALLAALYVFIDDHVAPRRRIGRPPKLTDAELLCLAVAQVLLGFPSARQWIRFVHARLGHLFRYLPQQSAYNKRLNAAGPLISAVIQALARQVPTWHDNLRLIDSTPLPCAASRETVKRSDLAGHAGYGYCASHSRFFWGLRLYLLTTAEGMPVSWCLANPKLGERQVMTALLERDHHLMRSGQVILADKGFAGREFEAFLEERLGVHLVRPDLKNEPVRHGRLAHVRQWIEAVFDTLKGQLSLEQHGGRTPAGVFARTGQRLLALATAIWHNWNTNAPAKRSLIAYDH comes from the coding sequence GTGACGACAAACCTGGACGCCCTTCTGGCTGCACTGTACGTGTTCATCGATGACCATGTGGCCCCTCGTCGCCGGATCGGGCGACCCCCGAAACTGACAGACGCCGAACTGCTGTGCCTGGCCGTCGCCCAGGTCCTACTGGGCTTTCCCTCGGCCCGGCAATGGATCCGCTTCGTACACGCCCGACTGGGACACCTCTTTCGCTACCTGCCCCAGCAATCCGCCTACAACAAGCGCCTGAACGCCGCCGGCCCACTGATCTCGGCCGTGATCCAGGCACTGGCCAGGCAGGTGCCCACCTGGCACGACAACCTGCGGCTGATCGACTCCACACCACTGCCGTGCGCCGCCTCCCGCGAGACAGTCAAACGCTCCGACCTGGCAGGGCACGCCGGATACGGCTACTGCGCGAGCCATTCTCGCTTCTTCTGGGGATTGCGGCTCTACCTGCTGACCACAGCCGAGGGCATGCCGGTGTCCTGGTGCCTGGCCAACCCCAAACTCGGCGAACGCCAGGTGATGACCGCGCTGCTGGAACGCGACCACCACCTCATGCGCTCCGGTCAAGTGATTCTTGCGGACAAGGGCTTCGCCGGGCGGGAGTTCGAGGCGTTCCTCGAAGAGCGCCTGGGCGTCCATCTGGTGCGGCCGGACCTGAAGAACGAGCCTGTCCGGCATGGACGCCTGGCCCACGTCCGCCAGTGGATCGAGGCGGTATTCGACACCCTCAAAGGCCAGCTCAGCCTCGAACAACACGGAGGCCGGACACCCGCTGGTGTCTTCGCCCGCACCGGCCAACGACTCCTCGCCCTGGCCACGGCGATCTGGCACAACTGGAACACCAACGCCCCAGCCAAGCGATCACTGATCGCCTATGACCACTGA
- a CDS encoding RpiB/LacA/LacB family sugar-phosphate isomerase, which yields MSGRLRIVIGSDFRGLAYKESLKAFLENDPRVASVQDVGVTGDTNTGYPHIAVDAAEIVADGEADRALLICGTGLGMAISANLVPGIRAVTVNDAYQVQGSVLLNNAQVMALGQMCVSLHHAQTLVDQWLDLRYDPTSEWAPLMDAMVDYEAEYAHKASAVGPRQTTPSCA from the coding sequence ATGAGCGGAAGGCTCCGCATCGTCATCGGGAGTGACTTCCGGGGGCTGGCGTACAAGGAATCCCTCAAGGCGTTCCTGGAGAACGACCCGCGGGTGGCCTCGGTGCAGGACGTCGGCGTCACCGGCGACACCAACACCGGCTACCCGCACATCGCGGTGGACGCCGCCGAGATCGTCGCCGACGGCGAGGCCGACCGCGCGCTGCTCATCTGCGGCACCGGCCTGGGCATGGCCATCAGCGCCAACCTCGTCCCAGGCATCCGCGCCGTCACCGTCAACGACGCCTACCAGGTCCAGGGATCGGTCCTGCTCAACAACGCCCAGGTGATGGCCCTCGGCCAGATGTGCGTCAGCCTGCACCACGCCCAGACCCTGGTCGACCAGTGGCTCGACCTGCGCTACGACCCCACCTCCGAATGGGCGCCCCTCATGGACGCGATGGTCGACTACGAGGCCGAGTACGCGCACAAGGCCAGCGCCGTCGGCCCGCGCCAGACCACCCCTTCCTGCGCCTGA
- a CDS encoding helix-turn-helix domain-containing protein, which yields MDRRAELRDFLRSRRARVQPQDVGLPAASRRRVPGLRREELALLAGVSVDYYVRLEQGRSGNVSPQVLDSVAAALRLSATERQHLYALVHAGAEGPKPPSQQVRSGLHHVLESLEHAPAYVVGRRLQVLAWNRMARVLIADFPRLPEAQRNLARLTFLDETSRHRYVNWQRKADDTVAFLRVDAGRHPDDEELADLIDELSTRSEDFRRMWADHTIRDETHGDKPLYHPLVGPLALKFETFRIPDSPDQALTLYTAAPGSPAEEALRRLAVTPDAESWDQPVVP from the coding sequence ATGGATCGACGGGCCGAGTTGCGTGATTTCCTGCGGTCCCGGCGGGCCCGGGTGCAGCCGCAGGACGTGGGCCTGCCGGCGGCCTCGCGCCGTCGGGTGCCGGGGCTGCGGCGCGAGGAGCTGGCGCTGCTCGCCGGGGTCAGCGTGGACTATTACGTGCGGCTGGAGCAGGGGCGCAGCGGGAATGTCTCGCCGCAGGTCCTCGATTCCGTGGCCGCCGCACTGCGCCTGTCGGCAACCGAACGGCAACATCTTTACGCCCTGGTGCATGCGGGGGCCGAAGGGCCGAAACCGCCGTCACAACAAGTCCGGTCCGGGCTCCATCACGTATTGGAGTCGCTGGAGCACGCGCCCGCTTATGTGGTGGGACGCCGCTTGCAGGTCCTTGCCTGGAATCGCATGGCGCGCGTGCTCATCGCCGATTTTCCACGGCTTCCCGAGGCGCAGCGCAATCTGGCCCGGCTCACGTTTCTCGACGAAACGTCCCGGCACCGTTATGTGAACTGGCAGCGCAAGGCGGATGACACGGTGGCCTTCCTCCGTGTCGATGCGGGACGGCACCCGGACGACGAGGAGTTGGCGGACCTCATCGACGAACTGTCCACCCGTAGTGAGGACTTCCGCAGGATGTGGGCCGACCACACCATCCGGGACGAGACCCACGGCGACAAGCCCCTTTACCACCCGCTGGTCGGACCGCTGGCCCTGAAGTTCGAGACCTTCCGCATCCCCGACAGCCCGGACCAGGCACTGACCCTCTACACGGCCGCACCCGGTTCACCGGCGGAGGAGGCGTTGCGGCGCCTGGCCGTCACACCGGACGCGGAGAGCTGGGACCAGCCCGTCGTGCCGTGA